TTCGATTTTGTGTGGAAAACGGATACATGGTCCAGTCTGAAGCGGTAAAGGCATTCATGAACGTATTGAGACTTCTTTTCAACATGGAAAAAAATGGATCGCGTACGGCAAATCGACGTGATCCGCACAGCACCGTATGCTCCAAAATATGTGCAACGCCGGTCGAATCGGTAGGCACTGTCTTGAATGCAACGCTGAACGTGTTTTCCTCATCATCATTGCTGATATGGACATATTTGGCACCGGTGCCCTGATGCCGAAGCGAATAGAACACCGATCGGATTTCTTTCAGGTCGGCGATATTCTCCACGACACAGCCCGAAATTTCGTCGCCGATGGTTATTCCGGGGTTGTTTTTATCCATCATTTGATTCATGAAACCGTCCTTTAAACAAAAAGAAGCCACGCCCCCTAAAAGGAGATGTGGTTTATGATCACTGAAAACAAGAGTCCGCCCGTATAAAATGATACCCGGGCGGACCGCACCATTGGCCTGACTGACACGCACTGTCACCCTGATGGGGGCAAGGGAAGAAAAAAAAGATCAGTTGGCTGTGTAAAGGCCTCTGTTTTTGCGCTGAATTCGGCCGGTTTTGCTAAGCCGGAAAATAATATTTCTCAACTTTTTATCGCCAAATCCCGTATTGTCTTTAATTTCCGCAAAACCGGCGCCCTGCTTCGCCAGCCGAATGATATCCAAAACCTGATCAGAGGCCGTCGAGCCGCTTCTGCTGCCGGATGGGCTCGCTGCCCGCCGTCCACGAGGCGCGCTTATTCCGGATCTCACTAGCTTTTCGATCCGGTCCATCCGTTCGATCAGCTTCTCGAAATCCTTCTTGGTGGGTACATTGTACTGCTGCATGAAGAACTTCACCATCGCATCAAAGCTGACCGCTTTGCCTTTTTTCTTCGGCATACTGACCTCCTTGGGGTTGCATGGGTAAAGACCGGTGCCGAAAAGCACTACGGCTCAATGACTACTTAGGAAAAATTACGTTATCAAATTAGAAATGTCAAGCAGTCATAACTAACCCTCTATATTTTTATACAAATACATAATGTCGACATACATGCCTGGATCTGTTATTGATATCATGAGCATTCCGTGATAGGCAAGGGCAAGCTGTTTAAAAAGATGCGCAAATAAAGTGCCAGAAAGGGGAGATCTTAACATTCGACCGTCATTTCCGATAATTTGTTTGAATGCAAACACCCTTCGAATCGCAATCTGCGTTGAATCACAGCGGCGGCTTGCTACTTGCGCTGCCATATCATTACTCAGCGGCCCGCTATGAGCTCTCCCGGAACCCTCTTGAAGGCTCAGGGCCTTCACCCCAAAAAGCAAATGGGTCAGAATTTTTTATCGGATCCGTCCACTGCAAAGATGATCATTGCCCGTTCCGGCATAACGCCTGAAGCTGTGATTCTTGAGATCGGCGCGGGATTAGGAGCGCTCACCATCCCTTTGGGAAAAATTTCAAGTCGTGTTTATGCGATAGAAAAAGATACGCAGCTGCTGGAAATATTAAAATCCGAACTGGCCTTGAATCGAATCGATCACGTCGAATTGCTGAACCGGGATATTCTGAAGGTCGATATTCCCGCTATCGCTCTAAGCACCGGACGGCCTTTGGTAGTATTCGGTAATCTTCCCTATAATATTTCCTCCCAGGTGCTCGTGCAGCTGATAACGGCAAGAAAACATCTGACGCGCTGTTTTCTGATGTTTCAAAAGGAATTGGCGCAGCGGTTGGTTGCCTTACCTGGAAACCGGGATTACGGACGCTTATCCGTTATGCTTCAGTATTGTGCAGCTATCAGGCCGCTGGCAACGATCAATGCGAACCTCTTCTATCCAAAACCGAAAATCGACTCAGAGATCATTGAAATCGATTTTACGCGAGCCCCCGGTTTTTCGGTTCAGGATGAAGCATTTTTATTTCTCGTTATCAAGGCCGCTTTTTCAAAACGACGCAAAACATTAAAAAATTCAATGTCAAAAAGCGTCCTTAAAATGGATACCAACCTGCTGATTCAAGGATTGGAAACCGCGGCCATAGACCCGGTCCGCCGGGCTGAAACCCTCTCTGTCGAGGAATTCGTTCGTCTGGCGGATTGTCTGTATAAACTGAAGTTTTGAGGCAATGGGCTATCGGCCTTCGGGATGACCGCTCTTCTTGCTCCCCCGATTACGTTTCTAACCGCTCAACCCGCTGATTTAATCAACTTCACATATGCTCTGCGACGGTGACCGTACGATCTCCCAGCATGTTCACATAACTGCCCATTTCGTTGTCATACCAGCCGTAAATAACGGCCTGCGTCATGGGAACGTGAACGCCCGCGTCCTTCAGGGTGCTCAATATTTTTTCATCAAGTCCGGGCACCTTCGTTAAATCCAATGTTAATTCCGCTGTTCGGGTATGGGTCTCATGTCCCTCGATAATGGCGGCGGCTTTGGGAAGACCGATAATATCGCAGGAAACATTCTGTTGATCCGAGTAATGCAGATATTTGTTCGGGTCATCGGCCTGGGCTCGGCGGTACACGTTATTGATGACCTCCCTGCGAATCGATTCCCCGTTCATTTCCTCCTGAAAATTGACCACCAGAATAATCAAAGAACCCGTTCCGGTGGGAATTCGCACCGATTCCGCGATAAAACCGATTTCATTCATTTCCGGAATGACCAGGCGCAATGCCTTGGCCGCCCCTGTTGTGGTGAGAATAATATTGTTCATGATACTTCTGTTTTTTCGCAGATCAATTCCGCCGGCTTTAGGCAGCCGGTCCAGCACTTCCTGACTTCCGGTGGCGGCATGAATGGTGGCCATGGAAGCCGACAAGATTCGCTTGGCGCCGAAGTGGTTGATCAGCGGTTTGATCATATGCGCCAAGCAGGTGGTTGTACAGGAAGCATTGGAAAGAATGCGATGGTGTCTCGGGTCGTAATCGTTGTGGTTGATGCCCATCACTGTGGTGACGGCATCATCGGGAATCAGCGCACGTTGGTCTGCTATCTTAAAAGGAGCCGAAACGATGACTTTTTCGGCACCTGAATCCAGGTGACCTCGGATAGCGCCTTTGGGATGATCCGCGGAAAGGGAGGGATCTAGAAATTGACCTGTGGTGTCCACCACTAACCGGACGTTATTATCCCGCCACTGAACATCAGCCGGATTGCGATGCTGCCTTAAAAACGTCACGGGCATGCCGTCAACGCGCATGCACCCGTTTTCTTCATTTAATTCCGAGATAACCGGCCTGCTCTTAAACCCATATAAATAGCCACTGAGGGAGCCATAACTGGAATCCCTTTCAATATAGTGAGCAATATCGGTTAGGCCGGCGCCAACCTCCCGCCCGAGATTAACGACCAGTTCCTTAAAATATTTGCGTCCCACATGGTGCCATAAGGTCAGTTTGCCGATGCGCCCCAATCCGTTGATACCGAGTTTATATACCTTGTCATTTTCACTAACCTGTACCATAGTGCCTCCCAATGGTGTTCTCGCAACAGTATGCGTCACCAGTATTCTTTTCCTCTAAAACGCCACATCATAAAGGCAATAAGCGCTCCCCCGCTATGCCTCATTTACCTTGATTTTTCCAAGGTAGACCGAGCCACCTCGGCCGTCAATACTAATATGATCGCCGGAGTTCACTTTTGCCTGACGGAAAATAAAATACCGTTCATTTTCATCACATATCAGATCCTCGCACCCTACGACACAAGTTTTTCCCATTCGATGGGCCACCACGGCGGCGTGTGAGGTCAATCCGCCCCTTGCCGTCAACAGCCCGTCCGCAGCGAATATTTCCCGAATGTCATCGGGTACCGTATCCCCTCGTATTAACACAAGCGGGGTGTTAGGCTCCAAATTCCGCCAATGATCGATTTCCTCCAGACTGAACACGGCCCGGCCGCTCATCGCGCCCCCGCTGACACCAATGCCGTGCCCGAGAAGCTTGTCGTTGCCGCATTCCGCCAAATCAAAGGTCAGAACTTTTTTTCTTTCCCGCATGGCCATATCGCGGGTCTGAAGAAGGTATAAATCCTTCGGGTCGCTGCTTTCAAAGGTGAACTCGATTTCCTGCGGGCTCCACCCGCGCCGGTAAATCAGCTCATTGGCCCATCTGAGCAGGGTGTTATAAATGGCGGGATAATGGGTTTCCAGCGTGATGTCCGTTTCTCTTTTTTCAATTTCCTGTTGCATCTCCGATATCGGCAGCGTCTTAACCAGCCCGGAAACCACATCCTCCCCCTGATTTCCCAGCGTAAAATCGCCCCACAATTTCAGTGTGTCGCCGGACCAGCGAGGATTGTGCGTAAAAAAAACACCGGTGCCGGATGTTTGGGACCGATTACCGAAAACCATGGCCTGAACCGATACGGTAGTTCCCCAATCATCCGATATCTCAATAATTTGACGATAGGTTTTCGCCTTGGGCGACTCCCAGGAATCCAGCACCTTTTTGATGATCACCATCAATTGCTCAAACGGATTTTCCTGAATCGCGATCCCATGATCCTGAACAAGCTGCTTATAGGTAAGCGCCATGTTTTTCATCTGATCGCCCGGAAGACCCCGCTTATACGCCACGCCGATGCGTTTCTTGAAATCGGCCATAATCGCATCGAAATGATTCCGTGATAAACCGAACGACATGCCGTAACACTGCACAAACCGGCGATAATTATCCCAGGCGAACCAGGTATTTCCCGTATATGTTGCGATGCCATGAGCAATTTCCTCATTTAACCCCACATCCAGAAAGGTATCCATCATACCCGGTTGAGAAATCGGAGAGCCGCTTCGTACCGACACAAGCAACGGGTTTTTCGGATCACCAAAAACTTTCACGGCAGTTTTTTCCAGCAATTTCATGTGGTCTGCCAACTGATCGCGAAAGTTCTGTTGGGCCGGCGGATAGGTTTCAATAATTTCCCGGGAGCGAAACACCTCGGTTGTAATAATAAAACCGGGGGGAACCGGTAACCCGAATTGCGTTAGCTGGGCCAGATGATACCCCTTAGCACCCAGATAAATTACACGAAAAAGCCGCTTATTGGTATCATAGATGGTCGTTATGGCACGCTTGGGGTCGTAATTGAGCAATTGCTGCAGTTTGGCTTTGTGCAATTTATCGGCCTGATGGAAAAGGGTGTGCAAAATCCGGTTTAAAAAATAGTCCAGCTGTTGAAGGCCCAACGAGAGTGCAATCTGATCCCGAAGAAAAATTTCCGAGATGCGATGGACCAGTTTCTCATCTTCCCCCATTTCATCCCGTGGAAGATACTTCGGTAAAATCTGATCCTTTTCAATTCGGGTAAAAATTCGATTCAGATTCTCCTCATGAATATTATTAAAACAGTCGTTGATGATGTTTTTAACCGCCTGAGCAAACCCTTTGATAATATCGAGATATTGCGTGAACGTGAACCCCCGCATTTCCAAAGACAAGGAGAGAAAATCGAGCTGGCGTTCAAATTCAACTGATGAAATGCCATCGAGTTTTAGCGCACGGCCGAATAATATTAACAGATCATATATCTGGAAAAAAGTCGCCTTGGTGATCAGGGTCAGATCGATTTTGGAAATGCAGATATCGAACAACGCATTGACCAGCGACTCAAGCCGAAACGTCAGCCCCAACCCATCAAACTTCAGTTCGTTGTAGGAACCGTACATGGAGGGAATATCGACGGTGAAATGCCTTTTTTTATAAATATTTTCCCGTGCCTCATATCGGTTGCTGCTTAAAATGAGCGTTTTAATCTCCTCGAGAAAAGAGATCAGCCCCGAAAGCTTTCGCTTGGAGTCTGTTTCCGCCAATGCCGTTTCAAGGGCGTCCAGATTCGGAAACGCGCCGGGTCTAAGCTGGGAAAGGTAGTGATCCATTTCCGTAAAGTCGAGCCGATATTTTTGGTAAAGCAGCTTATAGAGCTTTGCCGCCAACTGAACGCGTCGAATATCAATATTCGATACGTCCCGAACATCCGCAAGCAACTGATTCAACCGCTCGTCGGACAATTCCAGAAGCGCATCCGGCAACTGAAGCCCTTGCTTTAATAGTAACGACATGGTGTTGTGAATTCCGTCTACAAATTCACCGTCGGCGGCAACTTGCGCATAGATATAAGGCGGCAAGAAGGGTTTCAGGATCGACTTGTCGCACGTTGTCCAAAAAACAAGCGTTGCACGCATGAAATCCAGTATCTGATTGCTGCTCTCGACATGGCTCTGTTTTCGCAGAAAATGGACCAGTACATCCTTGCGGCGGGTGATTTCATCAATTTCGGTCGAAATATCCCGAAGCTTTCCTTCCGCGCCGATATCGTTGAAAAACACGGGAAACAAACGGGCCAATTGTTTCACCAAATTGTAAACAGGTTCGATAGGGCTATTTAACAACCGGGTGATGTCTCGGGGGAACAGATCCGTGTCCTTGATAAAAACACCGCACACGGATAAGTGAATCGTCAGATAGGACAATAGCTTCGGCGACCATTTGGGGTTCAGCTGTATTAACTCTAGCCAGGTTCTGATATTTAAAATATGAGCGATATTCGCTTTGATCTGCCAGTCATTTCCAACACCGCGAATCTTCGGCGCCTGAAACCCCAGATCAATCATGGAGTCGATGTAAAGGTTGATCAGATCGCTTTCATCGGTTTGGTAGACCCCCTTGCCCATGGTCAACGCACAGTTCAGAACGGTAGCAGGAAATTCTTGAGTGCCTGTTTTCAGAATGGCAAACGTCTTATCAATTAATCGTTTGATTTGCCGGTGGGATTCGTGTCCGATCAGCCAGCTTAGCGTGCGGTTTATTTCCCTGAGAGCCTCTTCATGCACCAAGGACAAGCCGGATATGGACATCATGTGGAAGAGAAAAATGATTTTCCAGCGATATCCCGTCCGCTCATCCCTTCCCAGCTCGAGCAATTTTTGCGGGACTTCCCGATACACCTCAACGATTTCCTGAAATCCGGGAAGCGTGATCAGTTGATCGATAAGCGTTCCGTCTTTTCTCCTCGCCGATTGAATATAATTCTCAAGATCATCGCGCGCCGCTTCGATTCTCCGATGCGAAATTTCCTTGAAAAGTTCCGACAAATGAACCGCGGACTCGTTTTTCCCGATCGCTTTGATAAACCAGCCGTGCGGATCGACCTCACTCAACCAGTAGGCGTAGGTGTTTTTATAGTATTTGGCCAACAATAGGCCGATGGCATCGAATTCCACCTTGGAATCGGCGGCTTTTTGCCGATACAACGCTGCCAGACGTTTAATTTGGTAATAACTTTTGATGAACAGGTTGAATAAAGGAACATTCAGCGCGGCGATTTTCCTGAAACAGGTGTTCAGCGCGGGGAGAAACCGCCCGATATCTCCCTTCGCATCTTTAATTATTTTTTGCACGTACAGCAGTAGATTATCCACTGCGTCCGTTTGCACTTTGGCGTTATTGCCGGACTTGATGGCGGCAAGAAAGATTTCAAAAAATAATTCAGCAACTTCCGGTCCGCGGGGGTGAGCGGTGAGCAGATGAAAATAATCGAGCGCATATCCTCTGGACTCTTTCACAATGAATTGCCAGTTTTTATACGGGTGTGAAAGTTCTTTTAAAAAGGTGTTGAGGCCTTCCATCAGACCGTAATAGCGCGACATAACCAGTTGCATCACTTCATATTTCGGGTCGATATCGACATCGATGTGATAATCGGCAATGTTTACCTCAAGCGCTTTGGATTGAATCTGCAACTGCTGTCTCCTTTTCCCCGGTTAATGCTCGTTTGCTGGTCAAACCGATTGACGAATGAAGGTGGTCATTCGATTCTGTTTGAACGGATTATTTTGAATAATTATCAGAAACTATCACTATTTTCAAGGAAATAGCCGTCAGATGGAAGCGCTTTTGGAGTAGCAATATAGCGCCAAGTATGTTAAATTTCGCTTTTACGTGATTGCCCAATAACACTTTAATATGGCTGCGATTCATGGCGAATGAGAAAATTAAATTAACGATCGACGCTTTGATCCAAATCGTGGAAAAAGGCGGCCGGGTCAAAACGGGAATTGACATTTATTCAAAATCCGGTGTGCTGCTTCTCGATAAGGACGCTCTGGTGAATACCCCAAAACCGCTGCTATTGATAAAGAGGAGCGGAATTACCGACCTGCTTTTCGATCCTCGCGAAATGGGCGGGTTGTGGGACCAAAACGGCAATCCGATAGAAATCAAGCCCGCGATTAAGCCGACCGCGCAATTTGCGGAGCTCTCAAATTCCGGGGAAGTGGAAAAGCGGGTTAAAAATATCACCGAGTTGAAAAATGAGGCGTCCCGAAGATATTTAAAAGCAAAAGAAAACATCAAAAAGGTTATTTCCGATATTCGCAGAACCGGCGGTAAATTCGATTATGAAACCGTAGAGCATACCGTTACCGACCTCGTTGATTTCATTTCGGATAATAATAATGCCTTTTTCTATTTAACCAAAGATATCTTTTCATATGACGATTATCTCTATCATCACGCCATCAATGTCTGTACCATCGGTACCGCCATTTTAAAAAAATTCACGGCCCAATTTGAAACGGATATCACGACGATAGCCCGCAATAAAATGTTTCAGATCTCCATCGGATATTTTCTTCATGATGTGGGCAAGGTGCTCATTCCGGATCATGTGCTGAATAAAACCCGCCAACTGACGCCCGAAGAATTTGCTGTGATAAAAACCCACTCCTATGAAAAAGGGCAGTTTTTATTAGAGCTAAATGGCATCAAGGCGCCTGAAATACAGGCCATCGTCAAATATCATCACAGCGCCATACAAAAAGGCGAGCTAAATTGCTATCCCGATATGGATTTCCCCGAAAAATTACCGGCATATGTAAAGATATGCAAGCTCGCTGATATGTACGATGCCATGACGTCCAAACGCTGTTATAAGGAAGCCTATAACCCGGTCAGCGTGGTAACCAATATTGTCAGAAAATATGCCACAAAGGACCAAACACTAAGATATATTTTACATTCCTTTGTGAAAGCGATCGGTATCTATCCGGCCGGCAGTGTCGTTCGGCTGACAAACCATCAGTTGGCGTATGTCCTTGACAGTGAAGGGCCGCTGGTGATCCCCTTTACGGGCGTCAACAAGGTGCCGCTGACAGGAGTCCCGGCACCCGTTGATATGGAAAATGAAAAACTCAAAGATGTTGGCCTGAGCATCGATATGGACACGCCACTCCTTTCGCCTATCGAGGCATATGCCTTATTGCCGGAGCATATGAAACAGATGGTTTTAAATTAACGAGCCGATTTTCAAACCGTTTCGGTTGAGTCAGGGGCGAGGCGATGCCTACTTGCTTAACGCAGCGAGCCGATACACGAGCATGCCGGCAAGCCATGCGACGTCTTCGGCAGACAACAGTTGCCCGATTGATTCATCGAAGAGGATAGTGCCTTCGGCCGCAAACTCCTCATCTCCTTCCCAGAGGATCAGACGGATCGGAATTTTGGGAAAAACCAAGAATTCAAAACCGGCATCGCCTTCCGAAATGGGTTTTCCACATAATTTTTCGGCAGCAGTTTTAAATCCGACCAAATTATTACCGAAAATATTTTTCAGCGGAACGACAGCCCGTTTGGTAAAGGGTTCGAAATAAAAAGAAGCCCCAGGTATTTCACGATATGCCACCCATTTTCCCCAAGGTGTGACAGGCGCTTGCGCCATCATATAGTGAAGAATCAGCACCTGCTCCTGCAATGGAATTTCAATCGGCCCGGAACCGTCAAGGGCTTGTGTGTCGCTGAAGTCAAATTCAGGCAGTGTCACCCGATAGGTCCGATTTAAAAACTGAATACGATAGCTATCATCAGTATCCCTAAAAAAACCCGTGCGATCGGCAATCTCTTGATAGTTCAAGGTTGCCAGCTGAGACACTGCCAATTTCTTCGCATTGATATAATCATCCACGCGCGCCATGATAACTTTCCTCCTGATTTTATGCCGTTACCCGTCTGACCGGACTAAGGGCGGGTAACCCGATGAACCGCCGTCATCATCACATGCCGCGGCCCTGACAATATGCAATTAGATAAAAATATTAATAGGATACAAAATACGCAGTCTGATTGCCTTTATAAAGCGCTTTTCGAATTTGATCAAGGGCTGTATTGGAGAAATTGGGCCAATGCAAGCAACTATGCTGGCGTAATGGACGGTATCCAACCACTTGTTTTAAAATATAGGCATGCGTCACTTGCGCATTGTGCCGAAACCGGATAAGGAAAGCTAAAAAGGCGCTTTATGCGCTTGCTTCAAGCCCCGGGAGGATTTTTGATGAGACCGGGAACGCTATCGTTAACCACAACACATAGGGAGAAATAATGAACAAAAAGGCAGCGCTGATTACCATGGTTGTTTTTTTCGGGCTGGCAATTTTTTCCGTCAATGTTCCTGCGGTCCGAGCGGAAACCAAACTAACCTACAGTTGTTTTTTCCCGCCGACGCATATTCAGAGCAAGCTCGCTGAAGAATGGGCTAAGGAAGTGGGAAAAAGAACCGATGGTCAGGTGAAGGTTGAGTATTATCCGGGTCAAACGCTTACCAAAGCGCAACAGTGCTATGACGGCGTGGTTGAAGGACTCTCCGATATCGGGTTATCTTGCTTGTCGTACACTCGAGGACGTTTCCCGGTGATGGCGGCCGTCGATCTGCCCATGGGATATACCAGCGGGCTCATGGCAACGAATGTCGCCAATGATGTCCTTAAAAAATTCAACCCCAAGGAGTTCCATGACGTCAACGTCATGTACCTTCATGCCCATGGCCCCGGACTGGTGCATACCAGAGGAAAGCCGGTTCATGCGATGGCGGATATGAAAGGCCTAAAATTCAGAGCCACCGGAACCAGCGCGTTGGTTGTCAGCGCCTTGGGGGGCATGCCGGTTCCCAAGCCGATGCCCGAAAACTATGAGATGCTTCAAAAAGGCGTGGTCGATGGCTCCATGCACCCCTTTGAATCGAACAAAGGATGGCGGCTGGGCGAGGTGCTTGATTATGCCACCGGCTCATTTAGTACCGCCTATACCACGACTTTTTTTGTGGTAATGAATAAAGACAAATGGGCGTCATTACCTGGAAACGTTCAAGCCATCATCGAGCAGATCAATGCCGAATGGGCGCTTAAACACGCAGAAGCCTGGGATACCAGTGATATGGAGGGAATTAAATATTTCCTTGACCAGGGTGGTCAGATCGTCGGGCTTAAGGCGAATGAGCAAGCCGCCTGTAAAAAGGCCGTTGAACCGATCCTTTCCGATTATGTAAAGGACGCTAAAGCAAAAGGTATTGAAAACGCTCATGAAATCGTAGATTTTATTGCACAGCAAGTTACTGCAAAATAGCCTTGCAGATAAAGGAGGTCGGGATTCTTTTTCTCGGCCTCTTTCAGCTAAGAGCCATAAATACACGGCGCATTGATATGCATACCATATTAAAGGTGTTGATCGGAATAAGGTCGCTTTTGAAAGTCTTGGGCGCCACGGCGCTCACCGGGATGATGGCAATCACCTGTGTTGATGTTGTGGGTAGATACCTCAAACATCCAATTTTCGGGTCTGTGGAAATAACGGGATTTTTAGCATCTCTGACCGTCATTTTATCCCTGGCATATACACACCAGATGAACGGGCATATCGGTGTTGAACTTTTTATTCGGCGTTTTTCGAAAATGACACAAGATTTAATTGAAATAGCGACGAATATCATCGGCATTGTTCTTTGCAGCGTCATCACCTGGCAAATGTATATATATGCGCAAATTATCGGAGAATCCGGGGAAGTGTCCATGAATCTTGAGTTCCCGGAGCACATCATCATGTATATCGCCTCGTTTTGTTTCTTTGTGCTCGTATTGACCATGATTGAAGAAATCGCTACCACCATAACAAGAAGGGTTGGCAACAAATGAATCCCACCCTGGCGGGTATTCTTGGTGTTTTCATCATGCTGGTGCTCATTATGACGCGTATGCCCGTGGCATATGTGATGACGTTGGTGGGGTGGGGTGGATTCAGCTTGATGATTTCCACGAAAGGCGGGTTAACTCTCTTATCTAGAAGTATTTATGAAACTTTTTCCTCATACGGATTGACCACGATTCCCCTATTTATTCTCATGGGGCAATTCGCATTTAACAGTGGCATCGGCAGTCGGCTGTATGATACCGCCAATAAATTTTTCGGCAGCACCCGGGGAGGGTTAGCCATCGCGACCGTCACGGCCTGCACGGCATTTGGCGCTGTCTGCGGATCGAGCCCTGCCACAGCCGCCACCATGGCCACCGTTGGTCTGCCTGAAATGCGGCGATACAACTATGCGGATGAATTGGGGGCCGGAACGGTTGCGTCGGGCGGCGGGTTAGGAATGATCATGCCGCCCAGCGTGGTATTGATTGTCTACGGTATTTTGACGGGGGAGTCCATCGGCGCACTCTTCGTGGCCGGTATTCTTCCAGCCCTGCTCATCACCGCCTTGTTTATTTTAACCGTTTATATTCAATGCCGCCTGAAACCCGAACTCGGGCCAAAGGGAAAATCATATTCTATCGCTGAAAAACTTAAAGCCCTTGCCGGATTAGGGGATACGGCGCTTGTGTTCATTCTGGTTATCGGCGGTCTTTTTGCCGGGCTTTTTACCCCTACCGAAGCTGCGGCGGTGGGTGCCTTCGGGGTGTTAGCCATATCCGTGGTTCGCCGTAGACTTTCAGGTGCCGCTTTCGTCAAAGCGCTCTACGAAACGCTTCGCACATCCTGCATGGTCATGTTTCTGATCGCTGGAGCCACCGTTTTCGGCAAATTCCTTGCCGTGACACGAATCCCTTTTGATCTGGCGCAATGGGTAGGTGGACTTGACTTGCCGGCAGTGTTAATTCTGGGTGTCATTATTTTAATTTATTTTCTCGGCGGTTGTATAATGGACTCCCTGGCACTGGTCATGCTCACCATTCCGATTTTTTTTCCGGTGGTCGTTGAACAGCTGGGTTATAATGCGATATGGTTTGGAATCATCATTGTGATGGTGACGGAGATGGGGGTTATTACCCCACCGGTCGGTATCAATGTATACGTGGTTTACGGTGTGTCAAAAACCGTTATCCCCGGTGGTATCGCGTTGGAAACAATTTTCAAGGGAATCTTTCCCTTCCTTCTTGCTGTGCTTGTCGGCACGCTCTTGATGGTTATTTTCCCGAAAATCATTACCTGGTTGCCCGAACTGATGTACTGAGGAAAAAATTTTGTAACTCCTCAGTAGCCAGGAGACAGAATCCAGAATTCTGTATTCCTGAGTAGTTACAAAATTTCATAAATGCCGGGGATGGAATCCCTCCTATTTTCTTGCAAACGCCCATGAAAAGGAATACCCCGACTCACCCCCGCCAAGACGAACCCCATCAAAAAAAGCCTTGGAGACGATGGCATTCGCGCCCCCGTCCAGCAAGTCAAGACCCAACATATAGTCGGCCCGCAAGCGCTCTTCGCGGTTTCCGGGTTCGCCATAGGCATACCGCAGATCATGGCGAAGACAAATTTCGGTCAGGGTGCTAATGCCGGTCATGGCGGCCACCATTTTGTCCGGCAGCATGGAGCAACCGTCGAATACCCAGGGCTTATAAGCATCGAAATGAAGGGTTATCCGTTGCACCAGGTTTTCCATGCCGTAAAATTTACAGATCTCAAGGGCTTTTT
The genomic region above belongs to Desulfobacterales bacterium and contains:
- a CDS encoding TRAP transporter large permease; this encodes MNPTLAGILGVFIMLVLIMTRMPVAYVMTLVGWGGFSLMISTKGGLTLLSRSIYETFSSYGLTTIPLFILMGQFAFNSGIGSRLYDTANKFFGSTRGGLAIATVTACTAFGAVCGSSPATAATMATVGLPEMRRYNYADELGAGTVASGGGLGMIMPPSVVLIVYGILTGESIGALFVAGILPALLITALFILTVYIQCRLKPELGPKGKSYSIAEKLKALAGLGDTALVFILVIGGLFAGLFTPTEAAAVGAFGVLAISVVRRRLSGAAFVKALYETLRTSCMVMFLIAGATVFGKFLAVTRIPFDLAQWVGGLDLPAVLILGVIILIYFLGGCIMDSLALVMLTIPIFFPVVVEQLGYNAIWFGIIIVMVTEMGVITPPVGINVYVVYGVSKTVIPGGIALETIFKGIFPFLLAVLVGTLLMVIFPKIITWLPELMY
- a CDS encoding HD domain-containing protein is translated as MANEKIKLTIDALIQIVEKGGRVKTGIDIYSKSGVLLLDKDALVNTPKPLLLIKRSGITDLLFDPREMGGLWDQNGNPIEIKPAIKPTAQFAELSNSGEVEKRVKNITELKNEASRRYLKAKENIKKVISDIRRTGGKFDYETVEHTVTDLVDFISDNNNAFFYLTKDIFSYDDYLYHHAINVCTIGTAILKKFTAQFETDITTIARNKMFQISIGYFLHDVGKVLIPDHVLNKTRQLTPEEFAVIKTHSYEKGQFLLELNGIKAPEIQAIVKYHHSAIQKGELNCYPDMDFPEKLPAYVKICKLADMYDAMTSKRCYKEAYNPVSVVTNIVRKYATKDQTLRYILHSFVKAIGIYPAGSVVRLTNHQLAYVLDSEGPLVIPFTGVNKVPLTGVPAPVDMENEKLKDVGLSIDMDTPLLSPIEAYALLPEHMKQMVLN
- a CDS encoding TRAP transporter small permease, with amino-acid sequence MHTILKVLIGIRSLLKVLGATALTGMMAITCVDVVGRYLKHPIFGSVEITGFLASLTVILSLAYTHQMNGHIGVELFIRRFSKMTQDLIEIATNIIGIVLCSVITWQMYIYAQIIGESGEVSMNLEFPEHIIMYIASFCFFVLVLTMIEEIATTITRRVGNK
- a CDS encoding DUF3786 domain-containing protein — encoded protein: MARVDDYINAKKLAVSQLATLNYQEIADRTGFFRDTDDSYRIQFLNRTYRVTLPEFDFSDTQALDGSGPIEIPLQEQVLILHYMMAQAPVTPWGKWVAYREIPGASFYFEPFTKRAVVPLKNIFGNNLVGFKTAAEKLCGKPISEGDAGFEFLVFPKIPIRLILWEGDEEFAAEGTILFDESIGQLLSAEDVAWLAGMLVYRLAALSK
- a CDS encoding TRAP transporter substrate-binding protein, yielding MNKKAALITMVVFFGLAIFSVNVPAVRAETKLTYSCFFPPTHIQSKLAEEWAKEVGKRTDGQVKVEYYPGQTLTKAQQCYDGVVEGLSDIGLSCLSYTRGRFPVMAAVDLPMGYTSGLMATNVANDVLKKFNPKEFHDVNVMYLHAHGPGLVHTRGKPVHAMADMKGLKFRATGTSALVVSALGGMPVPKPMPENYEMLQKGVVDGSMHPFESNKGWRLGEVLDYATGSFSTAYTTTFFVVMNKDKWASLPGNVQAIIEQINAEWALKHAEAWDTSDMEGIKYFLDQGGQIVGLKANEQAACKKAVEPILSDYVKDAKAKGIENAHEIVDFIAQQVTAK